Sequence from the Bremerella volcania genome:
CGTCCTGCTGGCGGCCATTCATCTGCCGAAGATGTACCCCATGCTGATGACCGCCGCAGGCACACTTTCCCCGGCCCGGGTTTTCGTCATCGGGGCAGGCGTGGCTGGACTGCAAGCGATCGCCACTTCGAAGCGATTGGGCGCGGTCGTAACGGCCTACGACGTTCGCCCCGAAGCGAAAGAACAGATTGAAAGCCTCGGTGCCAAGTGCGCTCAACTTCAGCTAGAAGCCGAAGGAGCCCAGGATAAGGGAGGCTACGCCAAAGATCTCGGGGAAGAATTCTACACGAAGCAGCGCGAGTTCATGGGCCAGATTTGCTCGGAAAATGACGTCGTTATCACGACTGCCGCTATCCCCGGTCGGAAGTCCCCCTTGCTGGTCACCACCGAAGGCATCCGGCGGATGGCTCCTGGAAGCGTCGCCATTGATCTGGCAGCAGAACGGGGAGGGAATATCGAACCGAGCGAACCAGACCAAACGGTACATCTCGACGGAATTACGATCCTGGGGCCGACAAACTTGGCCAGCGAAATTCCCAATCACGCCAGCCAGATGTTCTCGCACAACATCACCAAGTTCCTGCTCAACATGGTGAAAGACAAGCAGCTCAACGTGAATATGGACGACGAGATCGTCGCAGGCACAATCGCAACCAGCGATGGAGAAGTTGTCAACGGTCGCCTGCGTGAGATGCTACAGCTGCCTCCACTTTCACCACCAGAAGCCCCCAAACCAGAACCGAACACAGAATCGTCCGAACAGGAGAAACCAAGTGATTCGTAACCTGCTAATTCTGTGCATGGTCGTCGTATTTGCGGGCAGCCTGGGACTGAACGGCTCGATTGCCCAGGACGGCAAAGAGGCACCCAGCACTGACAAAGTTGAAGCCGCTAAGCCCTCTCAGCAAGAGAGCGACACGGACGCTTCGCCCAAGGCACCTGCGGAGGAAATGAGCCAAGCAGAAGCTTCCGAGGCCGGGCCTAAATACACCAAGTGGACTGCGTTGGTGGGCAGCATCACTATTTTTGTGCTGGCCGTTTTCGTTGGCTTCGAGATCATCACCAAGGTGCCACCGACCCTGCATACGCCATTAATGTCGGGATCGAACGCGATCTCAGGGATTTCGATCGTCGGTGCCCTGTTGTCAACAGCCTTGGGCGCGAACTGGTTCGCCTCATTCCTGGGCCTGTTGGCCATCATTATGGCAACGGTCAATGTCGTCGGTGGTTACATGGTGACGCACCGCATGTTGTCGATGTTCCAAAAGCGATAGAAGAGATGTCGGAGGGCACACCCCAGTGGCGGGCACGTGCCAATGTGGTCGGACTTTAGCAACAAGAAGGAGCAGCCGTGCTCGACTCCCACATCATCGTGAATCTGGTTTACTTAGTGGCTGCCGTTATGTTCATCTTCGGTCTGAAGATGATGGCTCATCCCCGCACGGCCGTTCGCGGAAATCTGATCAGCAGTATCGCGATGCTGATTGCCGTCGTCGTCACGTCCTACCTTATCTTCGCCGATGGAGGCGCTTCCTGGGTTGGGTGGCTACTGATCGCCGTGGGGCTGGTGATCGGAAGTGGGATTGGGATTTTCCTGGCCGTTAAGGTCGAGATGAAGCAGATGCCACAGCTTGTTGCTTTATTTAATGGACTGGGTGGTGGAGCCTCTGTCTTTGTGGCTGGTGCCGAACTCCTTGGGCTCACCGACGCCAGAGCGACCGCGGAC
This genomic interval carries:
- a CDS encoding NAD(P) transhydrogenase subunit alpha; its protein translation is MIRNLLILCMVVVFAGSLGLNGSIAQDGKEAPSTDKVEAAKPSQQESDTDASPKAPAEEMSQAEASEAGPKYTKWTALVGSITIFVLAVFVGFEIITKVPPTLHTPLMSGSNAISGISIVGALLSTALGANWFASFLGLLAIIMATVNVVGGYMVTHRMLSMFQKR
- a CDS encoding NAD(P) transhydrogenase subunit alpha encodes the protein MIVAVLRENFPGEQRVALVPGSVPNLTKAGATILVEKGAGTAAGFPDQQYVDKGAELVENRQEAFQKADIIFQVRSYGANPDAGKADLDHMKPGQIVIGMADPLGNLAAIQEVASRQAKLFALEMIPRITRAQSMDVLSSQATIAGYRAVLLAAIHLPKMYPMLMTAAGTLSPARVFVIGAGVAGLQAIATSKRLGAVVTAYDVRPEAKEQIESLGAKCAQLQLEAEGAQDKGGYAKDLGEEFYTKQREFMGQICSENDVVITTAAIPGRKSPLLVTTEGIRRMAPGSVAIDLAAERGGNIEPSEPDQTVHLDGITILGPTNLASEIPNHASQMFSHNITKFLLNMVKDKQLNVNMDDEIVAGTIATSDGEVVNGRLREMLQLPPLSPPEAPKPEPNTESSEQEKPSDS